A window of Pseudoliparis swirei isolate HS2019 ecotype Mariana Trench chromosome 2, NWPU_hadal_v1, whole genome shotgun sequence genomic DNA:
TTCTCTAAATACACATCTCTGGCTTTTAACCCTTCCTTCGCCTTTCTTCCCTCAGGATGATAACTGGGGGGAAACCACCACCGCCGTGACAGGCACCTCCGAGCTGAGTATTTCCCAGGAGGAAGTGGTCGGCCTTGGGAAGGGGATGCACGATCGGACCCAAGACTTGCGACGTTAcctccccctggtggtgggcGTGTGTGTTGGGCTGCTGGTGCTGGCCACTCCCCTGGCCTTCCTGCTCCTTCCGGCCGTGTTGTGGCCAGACCGGTTGCAGGCGTGTGGCGCTGCCTGCGAgggcctcttcctctccatcgcCTTCAagctcctcatcctcctgtTGGCCATGTGGGCTTTGTTCCTCAAGCCGGGCCGCGCAAGCCtgcccagagtgtgtgtgtaccgcgCCTTCCTCACCACACTCATACTCCTGCTCACAATGTCTTATTGGCTCTTCTATGGGGTCCGGATCCTCGACGCACAGGTGGGTTAGAGCTGTGTCTGTAACGAGTTGTTGCTGCCTATCTCGCTCCAGAGAACGAGATTATTCATCTCAATAACACTTTTCCGGTTATAcagacactaccgttcaaaagtttggtgttttccatgaaaactcacacttttattgattAAATTAATTGTAAAATGAATCAAGAATATAGTcacgacattgacaaggttagaaataatgtttttttatttgaaatattaatgttgttcttcaaacttgtctctCACCAGcaaaactgttttcagctgcgctcacataaaaagggttttcaagggttttctactcctccgttagtcttctaaggcgataacacaatgtaccattagaacactggagatgggcctctatacacctatgtataaacttcattaacaaccagagaatagtcatttaccacattaactatgtagagagtgtatttatgattcatttaatgttatcttcattggaaaaaaaacccagtactttactttgaaaaataaggacatttctcagtgaccccacacttttgtACGGTAGTGTAAGTGGAAGACaatgaaataattgtttttcatCCCGCAGTAAATGTTTCATTCATGTGTCTGAGCAGGATGAGGACTACCACGGCATCGTCCAGTTCGCCGTGTCCCTTGTGGACTCCCAGCTGTTTGTCCACTACCTGGCCGTGGTGCTGCTGGAGCTGCGCCACCTCCAGCCCTGCTACAGCGTGTGCGTCATTCGCTCCACCGACGGAGAGACACGCCACTACAACATCGGGCAGCTCAGGTACGTGTAGAGTTCCTCAGGAAGTAGGAGGATTAAAGGAAGTATAAATACATGTGAATATGACccatcagtaacttcttttcaattacttcttaaaacccatttttatagaacagctattaagtgatgtcgtccttttatgcagatctttggttccccttatttattttaattttaattttttaattttttatttttatttaattttttattttaattttatatttgtatcttactattctatttgttttgccttgactctcttgTAGAGaactttgtaaactgtttttaaaggtgctatataaataaagttattattattattattattatctgtacagtacacatgtgcacacacacacacacaggcacttgGTCACAGTCATACACTGAGGAAGCATGTGTGTAACATCCCCAGGGAAGACGGGCACAGGCAGTTACCCATGAGCCTCCTTGTCTAGAAATTGAGGGCAGGAGCGATACAGTGCACAGAGGCGGCCATCTTACTTTATTCCTGTATGACTTCAACACATCTATGAGATCACTGTGTCAATTAGATTTGTGTGATGAGGcgaaaaatgtaattattattttttgcatgCCAATGCAGAGGCAgaaacacacggacacacgttGTATTAAATATAGCTTCCAAACAAATGTCACGCGTCGACACGTCGTCGTCACATCCGACAACATTACAGAAGAACGCTAAACGTGTGAGGAGCAATATAATAACACACTTCATCAGGCTTCAGCCCTCAAATGTAATTTCAGGGCGTAATTCAGTCAGCCGGGATGTACGTTGTGTTTCTCGCGTCTTGGCGTTCACCCGCCtcgtctctctttcctctcacgCAGCATTCAGaaggccgctctgtccattctggAGTATTACTACAGAGACTTCCCGCTCCATAACCCAGCCCTGCTCTCCGCCTCCAAACACCGCGCTGCCAAACACCTGGCGGGGCTGAAGGTCTACAACGTGGACGGTGAGTCGCCTCCTCTTTTCAAATCAGTACCTTCTGGATTTTTACAGGATTTTTCTCCTGATGTTTCATTGGTTCCCAGGGGCCTACTTTAAGACGGTTTCATATGCAAAGAGAAACTTATTTTAAGGCTTAAAGAGTTCGCCAGCCCCCAGGGTGAGTCTCAACTGAGAGCcctgtttccatggtaacgggCAGTGACACCTGCTGACCGGTGGCACCAAATGACAAAATGGTGGGAAAACTGAAATCCCAATTCTTTTTTATGTCCTATTTTCTCACAATATTGCATATTGCGTAATGAGAAGGTGGacagttttaaatatatattaaatgtatgacGTCGGGCGTCGTTACGGACTGACGAGTAGCAGGAGACCTGAGCCACAGCTCACTGTGTCGAGCTCTGATGTTTGAGCTGTTACACTTTTCACTGAATTTAAATAGTCCTGGGAAATGTTCAAATGTTTTCTGCTGGCGTGTCGGGAGCTGAGCGGTTTGATATCGCTACGAGAGAGTTTTCATAGACTTGACATCTATCGTAAGGCTGCTATTCGTTGGCTCTAAGCCAGAGTTAAAGTCTTTGTAGTCAGGACCCTGGTTTACATACAACCTCCGCTGCCTCTGCTCTCTTCTTGTGATGTTTTCCCATCTCCCTCTCCGAGCAGCTTTTAAACACAAACTGAGAAAGTACCTTTTGGACAGTAAGTACAGATTAAAGTCCTCAACATCACTCCGCCCAGCAGTTTATCACAGGAAGCCCCGAATCTCACGGTTCGGTTCCCTCCATCTTTACTGCACTCTGAAGCCTCCGTATGTATTGCATTTGTGGCAAGCACTCCTACTAcagtacactcacacacatgccaaCTGTGACGCTGCAGTGCTCTTGAAGTGTGGCCTCCCTGCacccacgtacacacacaccttgtaaTGTCACATATTGCACTCTTTTCCCGTTGAAATGCTCCTCTGTTCACGACCCATAAACCCCCACTACAGTGGATTTGATGATCTACGGCAGGGCTGCAGTCTAGGATACGCTGTCCTCACAGCCCCTTCGAtccaccctccacccccaccccacccccaccctatCAAAGTGCGGCGCAGAGGCCTCTAGGGGGCCCGTGGAATTTCAGGCCCTAAATAATTCATCAAAGTAACGCTCATTCCTCACATACTTCCacatttctcctccctcctgctcagCCCGTCTCAAGCTCGCCTcgtgctccccccccctctctttcttatTCACAATCACTTAAAATGGCTCCGCTCTTGCATCAATATGTAGGCCAGAAATGTAAAGAGGCTTGTGTTCACCCACATTTACTACAGTACACACTAGACTAGTTTTTCATCCATATGTTATTGCGACTTTCAGCATCTCTTtctcacctgcacacacacatacacacatcatcacacataTGCAGATCCGGTTATTAATGATTTATATCCTCACCTGACCGGCAGCGTTGACTCTCGataacctcccccccccaaacGGTTCTGATCTTCATTCATATCCACCAGACGTTACACCCCCCACAATAAAATCCCAGGAACTAATATACTGCTGTGCAAAGCTCCATTAGCTTTATGAGTTCCTCACACCAACCAGTAAATTCACAGATCAGACGAGAACTACGGCCTTTGAAGCGTACAGATAATGAATATTCTCTGCTTTCTGCATCAGAGAAACTCCCATGCTTCCAGAGGaattttcctcttttctcaGTTCTGTAATTAACATTCTCTGTGACTGAGACCCATGGATTTGCAGGACGCCCCAGATAAGAAACACAGATTAACATGCATGCCAAACTATACAATGGATGTAACACTGAAGAGACTGACTCACAGTGGAGCTGTCCTCCCACACCCCCCTTTCTATCCACGATTCAGATTGAGATAAAGCCCATTAATCAGAGCTACTGCTGGGGGTCAGGTGCTATTTTCTCCCTGATAAAAGCTAATATGGCCAATTTGCCTCTGTCCTCCCCTTTCGGTGCAGCCCCGGGGAACACTGCAGGAGCGCAGCCCGGTAATGGGAATCAGTCACGCGCCATGGTTACAGCTGCCGCCAAGCGCAAAGACACCGCCCCCAACGAGCTGTACTACGAAGAGGCCGACTACGAGAGGAGAGTCCGTAAACGTAGAGCCAGGTGAGTCACGGGAACGACTCACGGATCCgtcaattacaaatttgcctcagagggctttgcaatctgtacacatacgacacccctgacctttgacctcacatcggatcaggaaaaactccagagaaatagaaaaaaccctttcacggggaaaaaagagaagaaaccttcaggagagcaacagaggaggatccctctccaggatggacagaagaatagatgtcatgtgaccagatgaacagtgtcccagagttacataaacattcaatatgacagaagatatgaataattagcagtagtcatggaccatgattcagacctccaccatccatgaaacagaaggagaaagagaggaggggggggggagtcatcAGTGTGAGAAAACAAGTGAGAAGCGACTCGCATTTGTTACAATAGCTGAAAATAGTTCAAAAGTTTTGGCCCTTCTCTATactaagtaatatatatatatatatatggtcaaaagtttggggtcacccagacaattacgtgtttttcatgaaaactcacttttattcattaagtgaattgcaaaattaatagaaaatatagtgaaaacattgacaaggttagaaataaaataaaaattattgtaaatattaatgttgttcttcaaacttgtcgctcaaaggaaggccagttttatagcttctctcaccagcataactgttttcagctacgctcacataaaaagggtttagtcacagtcatttaccacattaactatgtagagagtgtatttatgattcattttatgttatcttcattgaaaaagacagtgttttactttgaaaaataaggacatttctaaatgaccgcaaacttttgaacggtagtgtaaatatataataatacaacttcAAGGAACATTTATGTAACAGACGGATGAAGCCAGCTGTGTTATGTCTTCCATGTCCATGGAAAAGGACtaacagccgtgtgtgtgttgcctcttCGTCAGGCTGGTGGTAGCTGTGGAGGAGGCCTTCACACACGTCCGACGGATGAAGAAAGAGGACGAGCGTACAACACCGTCCGACATCATGGATGTGCGTGAAGCCGCTCTGGCTATATTTCCCTCCATGGCCCGGGCCCTGCAGAAGTACCTCCGCACCACCAGGAGGCAGCACTGCCACAGCATGGAGAGCATCCAGAAGCACCTCGCGTTCTGCCTCGTCAATAACATGAGCCCGAAGGTGAGCTTGGCTTttgaacctctctctctctctttgacctttagggtcaatttgaccccattcaatgtggtCTCAAAATATAAGATTGACATggtgttttttgcttcatattttatgacttttccaaatTTATACCAAGTTGTTTTGGGTGATATTGAGCAGGCACGTGAACAGACATGTCGGGGGGcgggtgctcaaaccccaaaaaagggcacccatcgccaaaatgatttatctattgatcactgtaactgtAAGTTAAGCAAGTAATTGATTGCTaggcaacacctgaaacacattgtgtcgtgagaagacatgagagctgaacaaa
This region includes:
- the LOC130204288 gene encoding vang-like protein 1 — protein: MDTESTHSGYSYHSSRSGRSNRHGRERHKASSSKDSVRSERSVVINPPDTPSQDSPVHNGEALPGEPTPTGEQEDEAQDDNWGETTTAVTGTSELSISQEEVVGLGKGMHDRTQDLRRYLPLVVGVCVGLLVLATPLAFLLLPAVLWPDRLQACGAACEGLFLSIAFKLLILLLAMWALFLKPGRASLPRVCVYRAFLTTLILLLTMSYWLFYGVRILDAQDEDYHGIVQFAVSLVDSQLFVHYLAVVLLELRHLQPCYSVCVIRSTDGETRHYNIGQLSIQKAALSILEYYYRDFPLHNPALLSASKHRAAKHLAGLKVYNVDAPGNTAGAQPGNGNQSRAMVTAAAKRKDTAPNELYYEEADYERRVRKRRARLVVAVEEAFTHVRRMKKEDERTTPSDIMDVREAALAIFPSMARALQKYLRTTRRQHCHSMESIQKHLAFCLVNNMSPKAFLEAYLAPSPTLQYGPERWMADQWTLVSEASVTGGVKEGSEFLLKCLDFSLAVNIKGIPYIRLTEEFIDPKSHKFILLLQSETSV